A portion of the Parambassis ranga chromosome 22, fParRan2.1, whole genome shotgun sequence genome contains these proteins:
- the kdm1a gene encoding lysine-specific histone demethylase 1A isoform X2, giving the protein MDITRCTEKWERPPTSSIMMSSKKSDAGSSSSSSSSSVGVGGGDRVPGPDAPTGSSASSAGPMDSKKKERSSPSGEPGGASLPHQSGPGGADQDSAEVRRTSRRKRAKVEYREMDESLANLSEDEYYSEEERNAKAEKERKQVIPPPAPPVEEENDSEPEEPSGVEGAAFQSRLPHDRMTSQEAACFPDIISGPQQTQKVFLYIRNRTLQLWLDNPKIQLTFEAAAQQLEAPYNSDAVLVHRIHSYLERHGLINFGIYKRVKPLPTKKTGKVIVIGGGVSGLAAARQLQSFGMDVTVLEARDRVGGRVATFRKGNYVADLGAMVVTGLGGNPMAVVSKQVNMELAKIKQKCPLYEANGQAGERCTSVPKEKDEMVEQEFNRLLEATSYLSHQLDFNFLNNKPVSLGQALEVVIQLQEKHVKDEQIEHWKKIVKTQEDLRDLLNKMVSTKERVKELHQQYKEASEVKPPRDITAEFLVKSKNRDLTALCKEYDELVELQVKLEEKLQELEANPPSDVYLSSRDRQILDWHFANLEFANATPLSTLSLKHWDQDDDFEFTGSHLTVRNGYSCVPVALAEGLDIKLNTAVRQVRYTASGCEVIAVNTRSTTQTFIYKCDAVLCTLPLGVLKQQPPAVQFVPPLPEWKTSAIQRMGFGNLNKVVLCFDRVFWDPSVNLFGHVGSTTASRGELFLFWNLYKAPILLALMAGEAAGIMENISDDVIVGRCLAILKGIFGSSAVPQPKETVVTRWRADPWARGSYSYVAAGSSGNDYDLMAQPITPGPAIPGASQPVPRLFFAGEHTIRNYPATVHGALLSGLREAGRIADQFLGAMYTLPRQATPTATSNPQQAQPTASV; this is encoded by the exons ATGGATATTACCAGGTGCACGGAGAAATGG GAGAGGCCTCCAACATCCTCCATAATGATGTCTAGCAAGAAATCAGATGCTggatcctcttcctcctcttcttcatcctctgttGGTGTGGGAGGAGGTGACAGGGTCCCAGGTCCTGATGCCCCAACTGGTTCCTCAGCCTCGTCTGCAGGACCTATGGATTCAAAAAAGAAGGAGAGGTCATCCCCTAGTGGGGAACCTGGGGGAGCCTCTTTGCCCCACCAGTCAGGCCCTGGGGGGGCAGACCAGGATTCAGCTGAAGTTCGCAGGACAAGTCGACGCAAGCGAGCAAAA GTGGAGTACCGCGAGATGGACGAAAGCCTGGCCAATCTATCGGAGGATGAATACTactctgaggaggagaggaatgcCAAGGCAGAGAAGGAACGGAAGCAGGTCATCCCCCCTCCAGCTCCACCagtagaggaggagaatgaCAGCGAACCCGAGGAACCCTCTG GTGTTGAAGGAGCTGCTTTCCAGAGCCGTCTTCCTCATGATCGTATGACATCACAGGAAGCTGCCTGTTTCCCTGACATTATCAGTGGTCCCCAACAGACTCAGAAGGTCTTCCTATATATCCGCAACCGTACG CTCCAACTGTGGCTGGACAACCCTAAAATCCAGCTGACCTTTGAGGCCGCAGCACAGCAGCTTGAAGCTCCATACAACA GTGATGCTGTGCTGGTTCACAGGATACACAGCTACCTAGAAAGGCATGGGCTCATTAACTTTGGGATTTACAAGAGGGTCAAGCCTTTACCCA CTAAAAAGACTGGGAAGGTCATAGTCATTGGTGGAGGTGTATCTGGTCTAGCTGCAGCCAGACAGTTGCAGAGCTTTGGGATGGATGTTACAGTACTGGAAGCCAGG GACCGGGTTGGAGGCAGAGTGGCCACATTTAGGAAGGGAAACTACGTTGCAGATCTGGGAGCTATGGTAGTGACAGGGCTGG GAGGGAATCCTATGGCAGTTGTCAGTAAGCAGGTTAACATGGAGCTGGCCAAAATCAAACAGAAGTGTCCACTGTATGAAGCAAATGGCCAGGCT GGTGAACGATGCACAagt GTGCCAAAAGAAAAGGATGAGATGGTGGAGCAAGAGTTCAACCGACTGCTGGAGGCCACATCTTACCTCAGCCACCAGCTGGACTTCAACTTCCTCAACAACAAACCTGTTTCTCTGGGACAGGCCCTGGAGGTGGTCATACA gctgcaggagaagcatgtaAAAGATGAGCAGATAGAACACTGGAAAAAGATTGTGAAGACTCAGGAAGATCTCAGGGATCTTCTCAACAAG ATGGTGTCCACTAAGGAGCGTGTTAAGGAGCTCCATCAGCAGTACAAAGAAGCGTCTGAGGTGAAGCCTCCCAGAGACATCACAGCAGAGTTCCTGGTCAAGAGCAAGAACCGCGACCTCACTGCTCTCTGCAAA GAGTATGATGAGTTGGTGGAGCTGCAGGTCAAGCTGGAGGAGAAGCTACAGGAGCTGGAAGCCAACCCACCCAG TGATGTTTACCTGTCATCCAGGGATCGGCAGATCCTGGACTGGCACTTTGCCAACTTAGAGTTTGCCAATGCTACGCCCCTCTCCACCCTTTCTCTCAAGCACTGGGATCAG GATGACGACTTTGAGTTCACTGGCAGCCACCTGACTGTAAGGAATGGTTACTCCTGTGTTCCTGTGGCCCTGGCAGAGGGTTTGGACATCAAACTAAATACAGCAGTACGGCAGGTCCGATATACAGCATCTG GCTGTGAGGTGATAGCTGTGAACACTCGTTCCACAACTCAGACCTTCATTTACAAGTGTGACGCTGTGCTGTGCACGCTGCCCCTCGGTGTGTTgaagcagcagccacctgcAGTCCAGTTTGTTCCCCCATTGCCAGAGTGGAAGACATCAGCTATACAGAGGATGGGCTTTGGCAACCTCAACAAG GTGGTGCTGTGTTTCGACCGTGTGTTCTGGGATCCAAGCGTTAACCTGTTTGGTCATGTCGGCTCCACCACAGCAAGTCGGGGCGAACTCTTCCTCTTCTGGAATCTCTATAAGG CCCCGATCCTGCTCGCCCTGATGGCTGGTGAGGCCGCCGGCATCATGGAGAACATTAGTGATGATGTTATCGTCGGACGCTGCCTGGCCATTCTCAAAGGAATATTTGGAAGTAGTGCTGTACCACAG cCTAAAGAAACTGTGGTCACACGCTGGCGTGCCGATCCCTGGGCGAGAGGATCCTACTCGTACGTAGCTGCAGGTTCTTCAGGCAACGACTATGACCTCATGGCACAGCCCATCACACCTGGCCCAGCCATACCAGGAGCctcacag CCGGTCCCTCGCCTCTTCTTTGCTGGTGAGCACACCATCCGAAATTACCCCGCCACAGTCCACGGTGCCCTGCTCAGCGGTCTCCGCGAAGCCGGACGCATCGCAGATCAGTTCCTGGGTGCCATGTACACACTTCCTAGACAAGCCACTCCCACAGCAACAAGCAACCCACAGCAGGCTCAACCCACTGCAAGTGTCTGA
- the kdm1a gene encoding lysine-specific histone demethylase 1A isoform X4, with amino-acid sequence MDITRCTEKWERPPTSSIMMSSKKSDAGSSSSSSSSSVGVGGGDRVPGPDAPTGSSASSAGPMDSKKKERSSPSGEPGGASLPHQSGPGGADQDSAEVRRTSRRKRAKVEYREMDESLANLSEDEYYSEEERNAKAEKERKQVIPPPAPPVEEENDSEPEEPSGVEGAAFQSRLPHDRMTSQEAACFPDIISGPQQTQKVFLYIRNRTLQLWLDNPKIQLTFEAAAQQLEAPYNSDAVLVHRIHSYLERHGLINFGIYKRVKPLPTKKTGKVIVIGGGVSGLAAARQLQSFGMDVTVLEARDRVGGRVATFRKGNYVADLGAMVVTGLGGNPMAVVSKQVNMELAKIKQKCPLYEANGQAVPKEKDEMVEQEFNRLLEATSYLSHQLDFNFLNNKPVSLGQALEVVIQLQEKHVKDEQIEHWKKIVKTQEDLRDLLNKMVSTKERVKELHQQYKEASEVKPPRDITAEFLVKSKNRDLTALCKEYDELVELQVKLEEKLQELEANPPSDVYLSSRDRQILDWHFANLEFANATPLSTLSLKHWDQDDDFEFTGSHLTVRNGYSCVPVALAEGLDIKLNTAVRQVRYTASGCEVIAVNTRSTTQTFIYKCDAVLCTLPLGVLKQQPPAVQFVPPLPEWKTSAIQRMGFGNLNKVVLCFDRVFWDPSVNLFGHVGSTTASRGELFLFWNLYKAPILLALMAGEAAGIMENISDDVIVGRCLAILKGIFGSSAVPQPKETVVTRWRADPWARGSYSYVAAGSSGNDYDLMAQPITPGPAIPGASQPVPRLFFAGEHTIRNYPATVHGALLSGLREAGRIADQFLGAMYTLPRQATPTATSNPQQAQPTASV; translated from the exons ATGGATATTACCAGGTGCACGGAGAAATGG GAGAGGCCTCCAACATCCTCCATAATGATGTCTAGCAAGAAATCAGATGCTggatcctcttcctcctcttcttcatcctctgttGGTGTGGGAGGAGGTGACAGGGTCCCAGGTCCTGATGCCCCAACTGGTTCCTCAGCCTCGTCTGCAGGACCTATGGATTCAAAAAAGAAGGAGAGGTCATCCCCTAGTGGGGAACCTGGGGGAGCCTCTTTGCCCCACCAGTCAGGCCCTGGGGGGGCAGACCAGGATTCAGCTGAAGTTCGCAGGACAAGTCGACGCAAGCGAGCAAAA GTGGAGTACCGCGAGATGGACGAAAGCCTGGCCAATCTATCGGAGGATGAATACTactctgaggaggagaggaatgcCAAGGCAGAGAAGGAACGGAAGCAGGTCATCCCCCCTCCAGCTCCACCagtagaggaggagaatgaCAGCGAACCCGAGGAACCCTCTG GTGTTGAAGGAGCTGCTTTCCAGAGCCGTCTTCCTCATGATCGTATGACATCACAGGAAGCTGCCTGTTTCCCTGACATTATCAGTGGTCCCCAACAGACTCAGAAGGTCTTCCTATATATCCGCAACCGTACG CTCCAACTGTGGCTGGACAACCCTAAAATCCAGCTGACCTTTGAGGCCGCAGCACAGCAGCTTGAAGCTCCATACAACA GTGATGCTGTGCTGGTTCACAGGATACACAGCTACCTAGAAAGGCATGGGCTCATTAACTTTGGGATTTACAAGAGGGTCAAGCCTTTACCCA CTAAAAAGACTGGGAAGGTCATAGTCATTGGTGGAGGTGTATCTGGTCTAGCTGCAGCCAGACAGTTGCAGAGCTTTGGGATGGATGTTACAGTACTGGAAGCCAGG GACCGGGTTGGAGGCAGAGTGGCCACATTTAGGAAGGGAAACTACGTTGCAGATCTGGGAGCTATGGTAGTGACAGGGCTGG GAGGGAATCCTATGGCAGTTGTCAGTAAGCAGGTTAACATGGAGCTGGCCAAAATCAAACAGAAGTGTCCACTGTATGAAGCAAATGGCCAGGCT GTGCCAAAAGAAAAGGATGAGATGGTGGAGCAAGAGTTCAACCGACTGCTGGAGGCCACATCTTACCTCAGCCACCAGCTGGACTTCAACTTCCTCAACAACAAACCTGTTTCTCTGGGACAGGCCCTGGAGGTGGTCATACA gctgcaggagaagcatgtaAAAGATGAGCAGATAGAACACTGGAAAAAGATTGTGAAGACTCAGGAAGATCTCAGGGATCTTCTCAACAAG ATGGTGTCCACTAAGGAGCGTGTTAAGGAGCTCCATCAGCAGTACAAAGAAGCGTCTGAGGTGAAGCCTCCCAGAGACATCACAGCAGAGTTCCTGGTCAAGAGCAAGAACCGCGACCTCACTGCTCTCTGCAAA GAGTATGATGAGTTGGTGGAGCTGCAGGTCAAGCTGGAGGAGAAGCTACAGGAGCTGGAAGCCAACCCACCCAG TGATGTTTACCTGTCATCCAGGGATCGGCAGATCCTGGACTGGCACTTTGCCAACTTAGAGTTTGCCAATGCTACGCCCCTCTCCACCCTTTCTCTCAAGCACTGGGATCAG GATGACGACTTTGAGTTCACTGGCAGCCACCTGACTGTAAGGAATGGTTACTCCTGTGTTCCTGTGGCCCTGGCAGAGGGTTTGGACATCAAACTAAATACAGCAGTACGGCAGGTCCGATATACAGCATCTG GCTGTGAGGTGATAGCTGTGAACACTCGTTCCACAACTCAGACCTTCATTTACAAGTGTGACGCTGTGCTGTGCACGCTGCCCCTCGGTGTGTTgaagcagcagccacctgcAGTCCAGTTTGTTCCCCCATTGCCAGAGTGGAAGACATCAGCTATACAGAGGATGGGCTTTGGCAACCTCAACAAG GTGGTGCTGTGTTTCGACCGTGTGTTCTGGGATCCAAGCGTTAACCTGTTTGGTCATGTCGGCTCCACCACAGCAAGTCGGGGCGAACTCTTCCTCTTCTGGAATCTCTATAAGG CCCCGATCCTGCTCGCCCTGATGGCTGGTGAGGCCGCCGGCATCATGGAGAACATTAGTGATGATGTTATCGTCGGACGCTGCCTGGCCATTCTCAAAGGAATATTTGGAAGTAGTGCTGTACCACAG cCTAAAGAAACTGTGGTCACACGCTGGCGTGCCGATCCCTGGGCGAGAGGATCCTACTCGTACGTAGCTGCAGGTTCTTCAGGCAACGACTATGACCTCATGGCACAGCCCATCACACCTGGCCCAGCCATACCAGGAGCctcacag CCGGTCCCTCGCCTCTTCTTTGCTGGTGAGCACACCATCCGAAATTACCCCGCCACAGTCCACGGTGCCCTGCTCAGCGGTCTCCGCGAAGCCGGACGCATCGCAGATCAGTTCCTGGGTGCCATGTACACACTTCCTAGACAAGCCACTCCCACAGCAACAAGCAACCCACAGCAGGCTCAACCCACTGCAAGTGTCTGA
- the kdm1a gene encoding lysine-specific histone demethylase 1A isoform X3 has protein sequence MDITRCTEKWERPPTSSIMMSSKKSDAGSSSSSSSSSVGVGGGDRVPGPDAPTGSSASSAGPMDSKKKERSSPSGEPGGASLPHQSGPGGADQDSAEVRRTSRRKRAKQVEYREMDESLANLSEDEYYSEEERNAKAEKERKQVIPPPAPPVEEENDSEPEEPSGVEGAAFQSRLPHDRMTSQEAACFPDIISGPQQTQKVFLYIRNRTLQLWLDNPKIQLTFEAAAQQLEAPYNSDAVLVHRIHSYLERHGLINFGIYKRVKPLPTKKTGKVIVIGGGVSGLAAARQLQSFGMDVTVLEARDRVGGRVATFRKGNYVADLGAMVVTGLGGNPMAVVSKQVNMELAKIKQKCPLYEANGQAVPKEKDEMVEQEFNRLLEATSYLSHQLDFNFLNNKPVSLGQALEVVIQLQEKHVKDEQIEHWKKIVKTQEDLRDLLNKMVSTKERVKELHQQYKEASEVKPPRDITAEFLVKSKNRDLTALCKEYDELVELQVKLEEKLQELEANPPSDVYLSSRDRQILDWHFANLEFANATPLSTLSLKHWDQDDDFEFTGSHLTVRNGYSCVPVALAEGLDIKLNTAVRQVRYTASGCEVIAVNTRSTTQTFIYKCDAVLCTLPLGVLKQQPPAVQFVPPLPEWKTSAIQRMGFGNLNKVVLCFDRVFWDPSVNLFGHVGSTTASRGELFLFWNLYKAPILLALMAGEAAGIMENISDDVIVGRCLAILKGIFGSSAVPQPKETVVTRWRADPWARGSYSYVAAGSSGNDYDLMAQPITPGPAIPGASQPVPRLFFAGEHTIRNYPATVHGALLSGLREAGRIADQFLGAMYTLPRQATPTATSNPQQAQPTASV, from the exons ATGGATATTACCAGGTGCACGGAGAAATGG GAGAGGCCTCCAACATCCTCCATAATGATGTCTAGCAAGAAATCAGATGCTggatcctcttcctcctcttcttcatcctctgttGGTGTGGGAGGAGGTGACAGGGTCCCAGGTCCTGATGCCCCAACTGGTTCCTCAGCCTCGTCTGCAGGACCTATGGATTCAAAAAAGAAGGAGAGGTCATCCCCTAGTGGGGAACCTGGGGGAGCCTCTTTGCCCCACCAGTCAGGCCCTGGGGGGGCAGACCAGGATTCAGCTGAAGTTCGCAGGACAAGTCGACGCAAGCGAGCAAAA CAGGTGGAGTACCGCGAGATGGACGAAAGCCTGGCCAATCTATCGGAGGATGAATACTactctgaggaggagaggaatgcCAAGGCAGAGAAGGAACGGAAGCAGGTCATCCCCCCTCCAGCTCCACCagtagaggaggagaatgaCAGCGAACCCGAGGAACCCTCTG GTGTTGAAGGAGCTGCTTTCCAGAGCCGTCTTCCTCATGATCGTATGACATCACAGGAAGCTGCCTGTTTCCCTGACATTATCAGTGGTCCCCAACAGACTCAGAAGGTCTTCCTATATATCCGCAACCGTACG CTCCAACTGTGGCTGGACAACCCTAAAATCCAGCTGACCTTTGAGGCCGCAGCACAGCAGCTTGAAGCTCCATACAACA GTGATGCTGTGCTGGTTCACAGGATACACAGCTACCTAGAAAGGCATGGGCTCATTAACTTTGGGATTTACAAGAGGGTCAAGCCTTTACCCA CTAAAAAGACTGGGAAGGTCATAGTCATTGGTGGAGGTGTATCTGGTCTAGCTGCAGCCAGACAGTTGCAGAGCTTTGGGATGGATGTTACAGTACTGGAAGCCAGG GACCGGGTTGGAGGCAGAGTGGCCACATTTAGGAAGGGAAACTACGTTGCAGATCTGGGAGCTATGGTAGTGACAGGGCTGG GAGGGAATCCTATGGCAGTTGTCAGTAAGCAGGTTAACATGGAGCTGGCCAAAATCAAACAGAAGTGTCCACTGTATGAAGCAAATGGCCAGGCT GTGCCAAAAGAAAAGGATGAGATGGTGGAGCAAGAGTTCAACCGACTGCTGGAGGCCACATCTTACCTCAGCCACCAGCTGGACTTCAACTTCCTCAACAACAAACCTGTTTCTCTGGGACAGGCCCTGGAGGTGGTCATACA gctgcaggagaagcatgtaAAAGATGAGCAGATAGAACACTGGAAAAAGATTGTGAAGACTCAGGAAGATCTCAGGGATCTTCTCAACAAG ATGGTGTCCACTAAGGAGCGTGTTAAGGAGCTCCATCAGCAGTACAAAGAAGCGTCTGAGGTGAAGCCTCCCAGAGACATCACAGCAGAGTTCCTGGTCAAGAGCAAGAACCGCGACCTCACTGCTCTCTGCAAA GAGTATGATGAGTTGGTGGAGCTGCAGGTCAAGCTGGAGGAGAAGCTACAGGAGCTGGAAGCCAACCCACCCAG TGATGTTTACCTGTCATCCAGGGATCGGCAGATCCTGGACTGGCACTTTGCCAACTTAGAGTTTGCCAATGCTACGCCCCTCTCCACCCTTTCTCTCAAGCACTGGGATCAG GATGACGACTTTGAGTTCACTGGCAGCCACCTGACTGTAAGGAATGGTTACTCCTGTGTTCCTGTGGCCCTGGCAGAGGGTTTGGACATCAAACTAAATACAGCAGTACGGCAGGTCCGATATACAGCATCTG GCTGTGAGGTGATAGCTGTGAACACTCGTTCCACAACTCAGACCTTCATTTACAAGTGTGACGCTGTGCTGTGCACGCTGCCCCTCGGTGTGTTgaagcagcagccacctgcAGTCCAGTTTGTTCCCCCATTGCCAGAGTGGAAGACATCAGCTATACAGAGGATGGGCTTTGGCAACCTCAACAAG GTGGTGCTGTGTTTCGACCGTGTGTTCTGGGATCCAAGCGTTAACCTGTTTGGTCATGTCGGCTCCACCACAGCAAGTCGGGGCGAACTCTTCCTCTTCTGGAATCTCTATAAGG CCCCGATCCTGCTCGCCCTGATGGCTGGTGAGGCCGCCGGCATCATGGAGAACATTAGTGATGATGTTATCGTCGGACGCTGCCTGGCCATTCTCAAAGGAATATTTGGAAGTAGTGCTGTACCACAG cCTAAAGAAACTGTGGTCACACGCTGGCGTGCCGATCCCTGGGCGAGAGGATCCTACTCGTACGTAGCTGCAGGTTCTTCAGGCAACGACTATGACCTCATGGCACAGCCCATCACACCTGGCCCAGCCATACCAGGAGCctcacag CCGGTCCCTCGCCTCTTCTTTGCTGGTGAGCACACCATCCGAAATTACCCCGCCACAGTCCACGGTGCCCTGCTCAGCGGTCTCCGCGAAGCCGGACGCATCGCAGATCAGTTCCTGGGTGCCATGTACACACTTCCTAGACAAGCCACTCCCACAGCAACAAGCAACCCACAGCAGGCTCAACCCACTGCAAGTGTCTGA
- the kdm1a gene encoding lysine-specific histone demethylase 1A isoform X1: MDITRCTEKWERPPTSSIMMSSKKSDAGSSSSSSSSSVGVGGGDRVPGPDAPTGSSASSAGPMDSKKKERSSPSGEPGGASLPHQSGPGGADQDSAEVRRTSRRKRAKQVEYREMDESLANLSEDEYYSEEERNAKAEKERKQVIPPPAPPVEEENDSEPEEPSGVEGAAFQSRLPHDRMTSQEAACFPDIISGPQQTQKVFLYIRNRTLQLWLDNPKIQLTFEAAAQQLEAPYNSDAVLVHRIHSYLERHGLINFGIYKRVKPLPTKKTGKVIVIGGGVSGLAAARQLQSFGMDVTVLEARDRVGGRVATFRKGNYVADLGAMVVTGLGGNPMAVVSKQVNMELAKIKQKCPLYEANGQAGERCTSVPKEKDEMVEQEFNRLLEATSYLSHQLDFNFLNNKPVSLGQALEVVIQLQEKHVKDEQIEHWKKIVKTQEDLRDLLNKMVSTKERVKELHQQYKEASEVKPPRDITAEFLVKSKNRDLTALCKEYDELVELQVKLEEKLQELEANPPSDVYLSSRDRQILDWHFANLEFANATPLSTLSLKHWDQDDDFEFTGSHLTVRNGYSCVPVALAEGLDIKLNTAVRQVRYTASGCEVIAVNTRSTTQTFIYKCDAVLCTLPLGVLKQQPPAVQFVPPLPEWKTSAIQRMGFGNLNKVVLCFDRVFWDPSVNLFGHVGSTTASRGELFLFWNLYKAPILLALMAGEAAGIMENISDDVIVGRCLAILKGIFGSSAVPQPKETVVTRWRADPWARGSYSYVAAGSSGNDYDLMAQPITPGPAIPGASQPVPRLFFAGEHTIRNYPATVHGALLSGLREAGRIADQFLGAMYTLPRQATPTATSNPQQAQPTASV; this comes from the exons ATGGATATTACCAGGTGCACGGAGAAATGG GAGAGGCCTCCAACATCCTCCATAATGATGTCTAGCAAGAAATCAGATGCTggatcctcttcctcctcttcttcatcctctgttGGTGTGGGAGGAGGTGACAGGGTCCCAGGTCCTGATGCCCCAACTGGTTCCTCAGCCTCGTCTGCAGGACCTATGGATTCAAAAAAGAAGGAGAGGTCATCCCCTAGTGGGGAACCTGGGGGAGCCTCTTTGCCCCACCAGTCAGGCCCTGGGGGGGCAGACCAGGATTCAGCTGAAGTTCGCAGGACAAGTCGACGCAAGCGAGCAAAA CAGGTGGAGTACCGCGAGATGGACGAAAGCCTGGCCAATCTATCGGAGGATGAATACTactctgaggaggagaggaatgcCAAGGCAGAGAAGGAACGGAAGCAGGTCATCCCCCCTCCAGCTCCACCagtagaggaggagaatgaCAGCGAACCCGAGGAACCCTCTG GTGTTGAAGGAGCTGCTTTCCAGAGCCGTCTTCCTCATGATCGTATGACATCACAGGAAGCTGCCTGTTTCCCTGACATTATCAGTGGTCCCCAACAGACTCAGAAGGTCTTCCTATATATCCGCAACCGTACG CTCCAACTGTGGCTGGACAACCCTAAAATCCAGCTGACCTTTGAGGCCGCAGCACAGCAGCTTGAAGCTCCATACAACA GTGATGCTGTGCTGGTTCACAGGATACACAGCTACCTAGAAAGGCATGGGCTCATTAACTTTGGGATTTACAAGAGGGTCAAGCCTTTACCCA CTAAAAAGACTGGGAAGGTCATAGTCATTGGTGGAGGTGTATCTGGTCTAGCTGCAGCCAGACAGTTGCAGAGCTTTGGGATGGATGTTACAGTACTGGAAGCCAGG GACCGGGTTGGAGGCAGAGTGGCCACATTTAGGAAGGGAAACTACGTTGCAGATCTGGGAGCTATGGTAGTGACAGGGCTGG GAGGGAATCCTATGGCAGTTGTCAGTAAGCAGGTTAACATGGAGCTGGCCAAAATCAAACAGAAGTGTCCACTGTATGAAGCAAATGGCCAGGCT GGTGAACGATGCACAagt GTGCCAAAAGAAAAGGATGAGATGGTGGAGCAAGAGTTCAACCGACTGCTGGAGGCCACATCTTACCTCAGCCACCAGCTGGACTTCAACTTCCTCAACAACAAACCTGTTTCTCTGGGACAGGCCCTGGAGGTGGTCATACA gctgcaggagaagcatgtaAAAGATGAGCAGATAGAACACTGGAAAAAGATTGTGAAGACTCAGGAAGATCTCAGGGATCTTCTCAACAAG ATGGTGTCCACTAAGGAGCGTGTTAAGGAGCTCCATCAGCAGTACAAAGAAGCGTCTGAGGTGAAGCCTCCCAGAGACATCACAGCAGAGTTCCTGGTCAAGAGCAAGAACCGCGACCTCACTGCTCTCTGCAAA GAGTATGATGAGTTGGTGGAGCTGCAGGTCAAGCTGGAGGAGAAGCTACAGGAGCTGGAAGCCAACCCACCCAG TGATGTTTACCTGTCATCCAGGGATCGGCAGATCCTGGACTGGCACTTTGCCAACTTAGAGTTTGCCAATGCTACGCCCCTCTCCACCCTTTCTCTCAAGCACTGGGATCAG GATGACGACTTTGAGTTCACTGGCAGCCACCTGACTGTAAGGAATGGTTACTCCTGTGTTCCTGTGGCCCTGGCAGAGGGTTTGGACATCAAACTAAATACAGCAGTACGGCAGGTCCGATATACAGCATCTG GCTGTGAGGTGATAGCTGTGAACACTCGTTCCACAACTCAGACCTTCATTTACAAGTGTGACGCTGTGCTGTGCACGCTGCCCCTCGGTGTGTTgaagcagcagccacctgcAGTCCAGTTTGTTCCCCCATTGCCAGAGTGGAAGACATCAGCTATACAGAGGATGGGCTTTGGCAACCTCAACAAG GTGGTGCTGTGTTTCGACCGTGTGTTCTGGGATCCAAGCGTTAACCTGTTTGGTCATGTCGGCTCCACCACAGCAAGTCGGGGCGAACTCTTCCTCTTCTGGAATCTCTATAAGG CCCCGATCCTGCTCGCCCTGATGGCTGGTGAGGCCGCCGGCATCATGGAGAACATTAGTGATGATGTTATCGTCGGACGCTGCCTGGCCATTCTCAAAGGAATATTTGGAAGTAGTGCTGTACCACAG cCTAAAGAAACTGTGGTCACACGCTGGCGTGCCGATCCCTGGGCGAGAGGATCCTACTCGTACGTAGCTGCAGGTTCTTCAGGCAACGACTATGACCTCATGGCACAGCCCATCACACCTGGCCCAGCCATACCAGGAGCctcacag CCGGTCCCTCGCCTCTTCTTTGCTGGTGAGCACACCATCCGAAATTACCCCGCCACAGTCCACGGTGCCCTGCTCAGCGGTCTCCGCGAAGCCGGACGCATCGCAGATCAGTTCCTGGGTGCCATGTACACACTTCCTAGACAAGCCACTCCCACAGCAACAAGCAACCCACAGCAGGCTCAACCCACTGCAAGTGTCTGA